A stretch of DNA from Paenibacillus albus:
GCCTTCCGATCGGCGGCGGCCAGGTACGTGCAAGCACCAGTCCGGATGTGCGCGATACAGATCGCTGTCCGGCGAAACCATCTCCGGCTCGAACCATAAGCCGAATTCAAGGCCTTGGCTGCGCACCCGCTCCGCCAAATCCTCAAGGCCGCGAGGCAGCTTCTTAGCGTCAACGACCCAATCGCCTAGCGAAGAGTTGTCGCTGTCCCGGCGTCCGAACCAGCCGTCGTCGAGGACGAACATTTCAATGCCGAGCTCGCTCGCAGCGGCAGCAATCGATTCGATCTTGTCCGCGTCAAAATTAAAGTACGTCGCTTCCCAGTTGTTTACGAGAATCGGGCGAACCGCATCGCGGAACGCGCCGCGGCACAGGCGTGTCCGATACAGCTCATGGTACGTCTGCGACATCGTGCCGAGGCCGCTGCCCGAGAAGACCATAACCGCTTCCGGCGTCTGGAACGACTCGCCTGCTTCAAGCCGCCACGAGAAGTCGAACGGATTGATGCCCATAAACGCGCGTGAAGTGTGGAACTGATCCACTTCAACACCAGCTGAGAAGCTGCCGCTGTAAACGAGGCTGAACCCGTACACATCACCGTAATCCTCCGTGGCTCCTTCGGACAATAGCGCGAAGAACGGATTATTCATATGGCTGCTGGAGCCGCGCCGGCTCTCAATCGCCTGCAAGCCCGGCGTCAGCGGACGCTTATGGATGTAGCGCTCGCGTACCCATGCGCCGGACAGCTGCAGCATGTCGAAGCGGTCATGCGGCAGATCCACGCTTACGCTGAGCGCGCGTGTCAGCTGCATAACGCCAGCGCTGACATTCTTAATACGCGCCGAACGAACGACCGCATCGAATGCGGCAAATACCGTATAGGACAGCTCGACCGTTAGGCCGGCAAGCTTGTCCGCCAATGTAATAATAAGCGTCTCCGCTTCGGATTCCTGCTCCGCATAGACGGCAGGCAGTCCTTCAAGCGCAGGCTTCCCTTGCACGATCACATGCGATTCGTATGAAAGCTCCGTTACAGTCGTACCATTCGGCAGCTGAACTGCATAGGCCGGTGAACGGAGATCGCCGGAGCCGTAGCCCGGATATTCCTGCGGCAATGTATCGAGAGAGATCGTCTTATCCTCCGGAAGAGGAGTCGGGCAGAAAGAAGCGCGTTCGATGCGCTGCAGCAGGCGCGCCGGATTAGGCTCGCTGATCTTGCGGCCCCAATACAGGTGAGCTGGATATCCTTGCAGCACTTGAAAAATATAACTCATATGACGTGTTTGCAGATGGAACATGCCGCTTTCGGCATTGAATGTAATGGACATCCTTAACAAATCCCCCTTATGGACAAAACGACTCTGTTTGATGCGAGCATGGAACCCGTCAAACTCGCTTGTCGTCTTCAAGTATAGGGGGATTGGGCCGCCATCAATATGGATGCTTGAAGCGATCATATGGAGAAATGTAGGATCTCTTTCTCGTTAGACAAGCCTCTGCGACTACTGCATCTCAAACACGCCGGCTCTCCGGATACCAAACGAAACTTTCACTTGCAAATCCTTCTCACCAGGGAGCCAGTCGCCGCTGCGAGCCGTTTTTTTCCACTCGCCCAAATGATATCGGTACATCACTTCTTCCAAGTTAAACAGATCCAAATGCTCACGAATGCCCGACGTATAAGCGAGCATAATCTCTTCCTCGATCAGCTTACGGACCTTGCCTTCAATTTCTCCCACCGTCATCGAGCCGCCCATCTCAGTCAGATCGCCGTACGCTTTCACGTGCAGTACAAACTTTGGCCCGCTCTTTCCCGCTTTCAGTTCCTTCTTCTTCACCTTCGCGTATCTGATCCCGACGACCGCCGCATCCTGCTGCCCCTCTGACTGTACCGTGTATTGCGCGCGATAGAGCGGATTTTTGGACCAGCGAACCCCAGTCACCTGTTTCAGGGGCAAATACACCGGCTTATGCTTCATCTTAAAAGCAAAAACTCCATCCAGCTCCTGCACGGTAATCGGCCTCTTGTTCTCACGCCATATCTTGCTCGAAACGGATACGCTCGGCAGCAGCGCAGTCATTGCCTTCTCATTGAAGGCCGTGACGAATTTCTGCATCGTAACCGGAGGCACAGTGCTGTTCTGCTTCTCAAGCGCAAGGGGATTATAAATATAGCTGTACGTCTGCGACAATTCGAAGAAGGCGCTTGCCGTGAAGATGTCGTTCAAATCGCTGCGCGTCCCGTAGATCCACGAGGTATACCGGGTCACGCGAACCCGGTTCACAGCATCAAGAATTTGCGCCATCTTCACCATGGCAGGCTCCCGAACAATAACTACGCTCAATTGTTCGAAATTGAGCGTGCTCTGTGTCGCCACCGCAATTTGTTTGTTTGCTTCGCTGATGCTTTTGCCGTGCCCGGCGCCAATCCACACGGAAGGCTTCTGGGCTTTGGGGCTCTCCGACTTCGCGATCGCGGAGAAGTCCATGAGCTGGACCGTAACGAAATATTGCCCGTTCTGATAATCGATGCCCATCGCCTTAACGAACGCTTGCGCGCTAAGATCGCTCGTATCCATTCGTTCCTTGCAGCCGCTTAGAACAATGGGCAGCGCGAAAGCCAGCAACAGCATGAACAATATTCGGGTGCAGGCTTTCATGGCAAATTCCGTTTCACGCGATATTTCCACGGCAGCTGCCAAACCGCGGTAATCATTTTCTTGAACTCGAACGGAGCAAGCGGCTTTAAGAACGGCATACCGAAAGACTCCAACGTGCAGAGATAGAGCATGACCGAGAAGAGAGAGATAAAGAAACCGAACAAGCCCAAGAAAGAGGAAGCGATCATCATATAGAACCGAATGACGGTAACAGAGCCGTTAAGCGACTGGTTCACGAGCGTAAAAGTAGCAACGGCGGTCACGGCGGTTACAACCAGCATCGAAGGTGATGTCAGGCCTGCGCGAATAGCGGCATCGCCAACAATGAGGCCGCCGACGACAGTAACGGTTTGACCGACGGCCCGCGGTAAGCGAACGCCGGCTTCGCGGAAGATCTCAAACATCACCATCATCAAGATCAGTTCCATCTGCGGGCTGAACGGCAGCCCGATTCTGTTCATCGTAATTGTAGCCAACATCGCGAACGGAAGTTGGTCATTATTGAATGCAAGCAAGCCAAGATAGAAGCCCGGCAATATGGCTGATAGCAGGCAACTGATCAGGCGAAGCGTCCGTTCAAAGATAACAAAATAAAACGGCTGATACGCATCCTCCGGAGATTTGACCAGCAGAGAGACGTTGACCGGCGCGATTAAGGCAGCAGGCGTGCCATTCACCAGAATAGCGAATCTGCCGTTCATAAGCGATTGAATGACAGCGTCCGGCCGGCCGACATAATCAATCAGAGGTACCAGCACAAGCGATTTGTCGGAGATAATTTCTTCAAGCTCTCCTGCACCATGGAGCACTGCGATATCGATGCCGCGAATTCGGTGCCTTGCTTCGTCAAGCGCAGCCTGTGCCGTAATGCCCTGCATAGAAAGCAAGCATATCTTCGTTTGCGACTCCGTGCCGATTGTTAACCATTCCGCATGCATTTTCGGAGTACGGAGCCGCTTGCGGATCAACGCCAAATTGGTGTGAATTTCCTCAACGAACCCGTCACGCGGCCCTTTAATCGACAATTCCAGCGTCGATTCTTCCGGACTTCTGCTCGGCAGCTGGGCGCAATCCATCGCATAGAACTGATTGTCAGACGTCCTCCACACAATGACATAGCCTGCAAAAAGTCGATCGAACAGCTTTTTGCCCTCGTGACCGGGTTCAAGGCTGCGAATAAACGGGCTTTTCTCCGGATCGATACGTTCATCAAGACCTTCTGGATGAAGTAAATCCTTTAATAACAGATGATCCACCATACTGCTGCAATACATCACCTGAATATGCTCGCGGTCAGTCGTTCCCTCAAGCCCATAGAACAGATCATGAAAGTCCACATCGCCGCAATGCTTTACAGCATCCAGCAGCCAATCAAAGGTTATTGTTTGCTCCGCCGTCTTGCCTTGGCTTCGGATTCTCATCTGCGCCACCCTCCTTCGGAATGCCTTTAAACGATAACAGCCATATAAGAGACGTCACACAAACAATCACGCCAATCTCAACGACAAATGCATATCGGAAAATCAATTCTGGGGTATTTACGGAAGCTAGAAGGAGGAACGCAAGGATCATGTATATGGAGCTAATCACCGTAATGAAAATAACTTTCGGGATCGGCTTGCGAAGCTGGATAAGCTCGATTGTAATGACGATGCCAAGTGATATCCGCACGAAAGCTCCGGAGAGCCACTGGTAGATCGCGAAGAAATCCACATGCTCGATGTATTTGCCGATCGAAACAAGCCGCCACTGGGCAAAGGCCGGAAAGAGCAGCTTGTCAGCCTCTGCCGGCCCGAACTGCGTGAGCGCCCCAACGGTCGGTCCCAGCATAAGGATCATAATAAACGCAAGCTGGATGATCATTTGCCAATGTTTAATGCGGCCGCGCAAGTGATGCTGAATGAATAAAATCGCCGATAGCTCCATCATGCAGCTAATCGCATATAAGGAACCGTGCATCGGCGGACCCATTCCGTTCTCAAGCATCGGAAGCAGCAGAGCATAGTTTTTATTCGGCATGTTGGCGCTCATGACGAAGTCGCCGAGAATAACGACAGCCGGCAGCAGCAGGCAGGACATATATGCAATTGCTCTCAGCCCGCTATAAGCGGCACAGCCGATGAGCGTCAGCAAGCTGATCATGACTACGAGAAGCGACGTATCCGGAAGATAGGTCGCAGACGTCCAGGCGATCGTTTCGACAAACGTTTGAAAGCTCGAATGCAGCAGCACGAGGATGGTCGGCACGATAATGAGCCATGCGCCGAATGGGGTCGCTCTGGTGCGCAGCCATTCCCCCAGATTAATCTGTTTAGTTCGCTTCATCGTTCCCGTAACGAAAATCAAGGTCCATGGCAGAACGATTGCAAATGCGATAATGCCGCACATCCACGAATCTCTGCCGCTCACCTCCAGCACGGATGGTAGGACAAGCACATGCGAAGACAGGCCGACTGATAGCGTCAACATCATAAAGATTGGCCAAAAGCCGAGCTCAAGCGATTTACCTTTCATCCTGCAGCTGTCCCCCCTTCCATTTCGGCATAGTTTTACCAGAAAAGGCATAAAAAAACCGGCCGCGTTCGAGCAATAAGCTCGAATGGGGCCGGTTTAAGACGGCTGATTTAGGTCACGCAGCCTTTTTTAAGAATGATATTCGCGTACCGCTGCGTCTCGCCTGTGGCAATGATGGCATAAGCTTTGCGGGCACGCTCGTAGAAGGCGAACCGTTCCACCATCTCAAACGGCGCTTCGAGACCAGCACGCTCCGTGATGACACGATTATAGTCCGCCCAGACCGGCGTTTCCACCGTATCGCCCGGTACGACCTGCATAAGCGAAGCTGGCTTGTCGACATATTGGTCGAGCGGCATCAGCTGGAGAATCGCATCAAGCAGCGCGGGAATAGCATGCCCGTCGCAGCGAACGAGCCGCTGGGCGTGACTGGCAGCCGGGAAGTTCGAGTCCCCAAGGACGATCTCATCGCCATGCCCCATCTCCATCAGAATTTTCAGCAAATCCGGTGAAAGTATTTCAGGGATACCAAGAAGCATATCAAAGTCCTCCTAAAGATAATTGCAAAATGATTAGTTGTACAATGGGCCGAAGTTCGTGCAAGCCCGGTAATCCGCACTCTCCGGATTGTCGGTGCCGAACAGGCTCCATGCGCGCGGACGGAAAATCCGTTCCGCAGGCACGTTATGCATATTCACCGGAATGCGGAGCATCGAAGCGAGCGTGATGAGATCTGCGCCGATGTGGCCGTAGCTGATCGAGCCATGGTTCGCACCCCAGTTGTCCATAACATCATACACCGTGCGGAATGCGCCGCTGCCTGTGAGCGTCGGTGCGAACCACGTTGTCGGCCACGTTGGATCCGTCCGTTTGTCGAGCGTGTCATGCACATGCTCCGGCAGGTCAACCGAATAGCCTTCGGCGATTTGGAGCACAGGGCCGATCCCCTTCACGAGGTTGATCCGCGACATCGTCATCGGCATGCCGCCGCGCGTAAGGTAATCAGAGGAATAGCCGCCGCCGCGGAAATACTCCAGGGAAGCCGGACGCCACGATGTTGCATCAAGGCACTTCTGTGCTTCTTCTTCGCTAATGTCCCAGAACGACTTCATGACCGGCTTGCCGTCTTGCTCCTGCTGCCCTGTTCCATCAAGCGTTGCAGGACCAGAGTTAATCAAGTGCAGAATGCCGTTCTCCGCATGTCCGCTCAGACGGTGCCCCGTTACGCGCTCCACTGAATCCGGGCTCCAGAACGTACGCACGTCCGCGAAGATTTGAGCGGTATTCGTCAGCAAATTACCGAAGAGCATAACAGCTCCGTTTAAGCTGTCATTCTCTGTCGCAACGATATAAGGAGCCCGAATGCCGTTCCAGTCGAAGGACGAGTTCAGCATCGCTTCTAAAAAGTCACCATTTGGAAAATGATCCGTCCATGCTCGCTGCCCCTGGAAGCCGGAAGCAATCGCATTGCGGCCGAGCGCCTCTTCGCCATAACCCAGCTCATCCAAACGCGGGTTGCCGATCATGAGGTCACGCGCGATCAGCGTCATTTTGACAACCGTTTCCCAATCCTTATCCTTCTGCTCGCGAGTCGATTGAAGCGCAGGAGGATTATTGTCCGCACCTTCGCTGCAATTCTCCTTCACCCACGACAGTGCGCGCTCGTACTCGGCCGGATCGTAGATGCCTTGATCCATACGGCGAACGAACTCCGACATATCGATGTAATCCGTACGCATGCCGAGGTAATCTTGGAAGAACGCGTCATTCACGATTGAACCGGCGATGCCCATGGATACAGAGCCCATAGACAGATAGGTCTTACCTTTCATCAGCGCAACAACAAGACCCGCACGGGCAAATCCGAGCAGCTTATCTCTCACATCATTTGGAATCGTCGTGTCGCCGCTATCTTGCACTTCGTTGCCGTAGATGCCGAATGCCGGCAAGCCCTTCTGCGCATACCCGGACAATACAGCTGCCAAATAAACCGCCCCTGGACGCTCCGTGCCGTTAAAGCCCCATACCGCTTTCGGAATGGATGGGTCCATATCGATCGTTTCCGTACCGTAGCACCAGCAAGGCGTTACCGTAATGGATACGCCGACGCCTTCACGCGAGAACTTCTCACCGCATGCAGCAGCTTCTGCAACGCCGCCGATACAAGTATCCGCAATCACGCACTCCACGGGTTCACCGTTCGGATAACGCAAATTCTCAGCGAACAATCTGGCAACGGACCTCGCCATCTCCATCGTTTGCTCTTCAAGCGATTCACGGATACCCTTGCGTCTGCCGTCAATTGCAGGACGAATGCCAATCTTAGGGAAAGCGGATTGATAACGAGTGCTAATATCTGCCACGAACGAATCCCTCCAAATGAATAGTTTGTTAAAATGTTACCGATAACTCTAAAATAACAATGTAACCGCTTGCTGTCAATCAACTTGTTATGTAATATAAAATGCATGATCAGACCTATGAGGAGCTTAAACCTATGGTGACCATCTACGATATCGCAGCTCAAGCGAATGTGTCGGCTATGACCGTTTCTAGAGTTATCAATAACACTGGCAAAATC
This window harbors:
- a CDS encoding L-fucose isomerase; this encodes MADISTRYQSAFPKIGIRPAIDGRRKGIRESLEEQTMEMARSVARLFAENLRYPNGEPVECVIADTCIGGVAEAAACGEKFSREGVGVSITVTPCWCYGTETIDMDPSIPKAVWGFNGTERPGAVYLAAVLSGYAQKGLPAFGIYGNEVQDSGDTTIPNDVRDKLLGFARAGLVVALMKGKTYLSMGSVSMGIAGSIVNDAFFQDYLGMRTDYIDMSEFVRRMDQGIYDPAEYERALSWVKENCSEGADNNPPALQSTREQKDKDWETVVKMTLIARDLMIGNPRLDELGYGEEALGRNAIASGFQGQRAWTDHFPNGDFLEAMLNSSFDWNGIRAPYIVATENDSLNGAVMLFGNLLTNTAQIFADVRTFWSPDSVERVTGHRLSGHAENGILHLINSGPATLDGTGQQEQDGKPVMKSFWDISEEEAQKCLDATSWRPASLEYFRGGGYSSDYLTRGGMPMTMSRINLVKGIGPVLQIAEGYSVDLPEHVHDTLDKRTDPTWPTTWFAPTLTGSGAFRTVYDVMDNWGANHGSISYGHIGADLITLASMLRIPVNMHNVPAERIFRPRAWSLFGTDNPESADYRACTNFGPLYN
- a CDS encoding alpha-galactosidase, coding for MSITFNAESGMFHLQTRHMSYIFQVLQGYPAHLYWGRKISEPNPARLLQRIERASFCPTPLPEDKTISLDTLPQEYPGYGSGDLRSPAYAVQLPNGTTVTELSYESHVIVQGKPALEGLPAVYAEQESEAETLIITLADKLAGLTVELSYTVFAAFDAVVRSARIKNVSAGVMQLTRALSVSVDLPHDRFDMLQLSGAWVRERYIHKRPLTPGLQAIESRRGSSSHMNNPFFALLSEGATEDYGDVYGFSLVYSGSFSAGVEVDQFHTSRAFMGINPFDFSWRLEAGESFQTPEAVMVFSGSGLGTMSQTYHELYRTRLCRGAFRDAVRPILVNNWEATYFNFDADKIESIAAAASELGIEMFVLDDGWFGRRDSDNSSLGDWVVDAKKLPRGLEDLAERVRSQGLEFGLWFEPEMVSPDSDLYRAHPDWCLHVPGRRRSEGRQQLILDLSRADVQDYIIEAVSSVLRSAPITYVKWDMNRNMSEIGSALLPPERQRETAHRYMLGLYHVLEQITSAFPHVLFESCSGGGGRFDPGMLYYMPQTWTSDNSDAISRLRIQYGTSIVYPISTMGAHVSAVPNHQVGRNTPLKTRGDVAMSGNFGYELDLTVFSEAEKEEVKRQVALVKEVRELVQYGTFYRLLSPFEGNETAWMFVSKDQREALVVHVSVLSEPNPPLSRLKLKGLSNELRYEWIGTDEVVGGDELMHAGVVKPLPRGDYFSSVFRFIAK
- a CDS encoding GerAB/ArcD/ProY family transporter; this translates as MKGKSLELGFWPIFMMLTLSVGLSSHVLVLPSVLEVSGRDSWMCGIIAFAIVLPWTLIFVTGTMKRTKQINLGEWLRTRATPFGAWLIIVPTILVLLHSSFQTFVETIAWTSATYLPDTSLLVVMISLLTLIGCAAYSGLRAIAYMSCLLLPAVVILGDFVMSANMPNKNYALLLPMLENGMGPPMHGSLYAISCMMELSAILFIQHHLRGRIKHWQMIIQLAFIMILMLGPTVGALTQFGPAEADKLLFPAFAQWRLVSIGKYIEHVDFFAIYQWLSGAFVRISLGIVITIELIQLRKPIPKVIFITVISSIYMILAFLLLASVNTPELIFRYAFVVEIGVIVCVTSLIWLLSFKGIPKEGGADENPKPRQDGGANNNL
- a CDS encoding RbsD/FucU family protein — its product is MLLGIPEILSPDLLKILMEMGHGDEIVLGDSNFPAASHAQRLVRCDGHAIPALLDAILQLMPLDQYVDKPASLMQVVPGDTVETPVWADYNRVITERAGLEAPFEMVERFAFYERARKAYAIIATGETQRYANIILKKGCVT
- a CDS encoding Ger(x)C family spore germination protein, which translates into the protein MKACTRILFMLLLAFALPIVLSGCKERMDTSDLSAQAFVKAMGIDYQNGQYFVTVQLMDFSAIAKSESPKAQKPSVWIGAGHGKSISEANKQIAVATQSTLNFEQLSVVIVREPAMVKMAQILDAVNRVRVTRYTSWIYGTRSDLNDIFTASAFFELSQTYSYIYNPLALEKQNSTVPPVTMQKFVTAFNEKAMTALLPSVSVSSKIWRENKRPITVQELDGVFAFKMKHKPVYLPLKQVTGVRWSKNPLYRAQYTVQSEGQQDAAVVGIRYAKVKKKELKAGKSGPKFVLHVKAYGDLTEMGGSMTVGEIEGKVRKLIEEEIMLAYTSGIREHLDLFNLEEVMYRYHLGEWKKTARSGDWLPGEKDLQVKVSFGIRRAGVFEMQ
- a CDS encoding spore germination protein, with the protein product MRIRSQGKTAEQTITFDWLLDAVKHCGDVDFHDLFYGLEGTTDREHIQVMYCSSMVDHLLLKDLLHPEGLDERIDPEKSPFIRSLEPGHEGKKLFDRLFAGYVIVWRTSDNQFYAMDCAQLPSRSPEESTLELSIKGPRDGFVEEIHTNLALIRKRLRTPKMHAEWLTIGTESQTKICLLSMQGITAQAALDEARHRIRGIDIAVLHGAGELEEIISDKSLVLVPLIDYVGRPDAVIQSLMNGRFAILVNGTPAALIAPVNVSLLVKSPEDAYQPFYFVIFERTLRLISCLLSAILPGFYLGLLAFNNDQLPFAMLATITMNRIGLPFSPQMELILMMVMFEIFREAGVRLPRAVGQTVTVVGGLIVGDAAIRAGLTSPSMLVVTAVTAVATFTLVNQSLNGSVTVIRFYMMIASSFLGLFGFFISLFSVMLYLCTLESFGMPFLKPLAPFEFKKMITAVWQLPWKYRVKRNLP